The proteins below are encoded in one region of Micromonospora pisi:
- a CDS encoding WXG100 family type VII secretion target — MAADQLHGVTETLERAAGMAGTVSGNIEGHRASLRPTVDALKGQWEGTARPAFDAAHEQWEQGITRLVTALNSLGENTRFSSNTYLQADEAGRASVNQAQGAGAFGGALRA, encoded by the coding sequence ATGGCGGCGGATCAGCTTCACGGTGTAACGGAGACGCTCGAGCGGGCGGCCGGAATGGCGGGCACCGTCTCGGGCAACATCGAGGGGCACCGGGCTTCACTGCGGCCGACGGTGGACGCCCTCAAGGGGCAGTGGGAGGGCACCGCGCGGCCGGCGTTCGACGCCGCACACGAGCAGTGGGAGCAGGGCATCACCCGGCTCGTCACGGCCCTGAACAGCCTGGGGGAGAACACCCGATTTTCCTCCAACACCTATCTGCAGGCCGACGAGGCCGGCCGGGCGAGCGTGAACCAGGCGCAGGGCGCGGGCGCCTTCGGCGGGGCGCTGCGGGCCTGA
- the mycP gene encoding type VII secretion-associated serine protease mycosin, with the protein MMRTIGSVLMTVVIAVGIVISTPDASAAPPAGACNNPDPARPPVTAQPWAQQMLDPRSVWPHSTGAGVLVAVVDSGVDADHPQLKAPGTVLRGRDFHLVGNLPGNFDCISHGTAVASIIAADPVDGVGFVGLAPDAGILPVRVTDRDLTDTGQAAAIDPAVLARGIRYAADQGAKVINLSLAGTADNRYVRDAVAYARGKDALVVAVAGNGQQGTTERTLFPAGYEGVLGVGAVDQTGTRLPSSQIGPHVDLVAPGGAVLGATRAGGHQYWQGTSFAAPFVSATAALVRAAWPTLTADQVAERILATATPAPGGRGSPAYGAGLVNPYRAVTDGLVTAPPAGLAALTLTAEDPERARTAARWEATARTARWSLGAAGGAVALGLIAALLLGRGRRARWRARPARPLPEQPTPAEPPDQVFLLPHPRG; encoded by the coding sequence ATGATGCGAACAATCGGCAGCGTACTGATGACGGTCGTGATCGCGGTGGGCATCGTGATCTCGACGCCCGACGCGTCGGCGGCCCCACCCGCAGGCGCCTGCAACAACCCCGACCCGGCCCGACCGCCGGTGACTGCCCAACCGTGGGCCCAGCAGATGCTGGATCCGAGGTCCGTCTGGCCACACAGTACGGGAGCGGGCGTCCTGGTGGCCGTGGTCGACTCCGGTGTCGACGCCGACCACCCGCAGCTCAAGGCCCCTGGAACGGTGCTGCGGGGCCGAGATTTCCACCTCGTCGGGAACCTGCCCGGCAACTTCGACTGCATCTCCCACGGCACCGCCGTGGCGAGCATCATCGCGGCCGACCCGGTGGACGGGGTCGGCTTCGTCGGCCTCGCGCCGGACGCCGGCATCCTGCCGGTACGGGTGACCGATCGGGACCTCACCGACACCGGGCAGGCGGCGGCGATCGATCCGGCGGTGCTCGCCCGTGGCATCCGGTACGCCGCCGACCAGGGAGCCAAGGTGATCAACCTGTCGCTGGCCGGCACCGCCGACAACCGGTACGTGCGCGACGCCGTCGCGTACGCCCGGGGCAAGGACGCGCTCGTGGTTGCCGTCGCCGGCAACGGGCAGCAGGGCACGACCGAGCGAACACTCTTTCCCGCCGGCTACGAGGGGGTGCTCGGGGTCGGCGCCGTGGACCAGACCGGCACCCGGCTGCCGAGTTCGCAGATCGGCCCGCACGTCGACCTGGTCGCACCGGGCGGCGCGGTGCTCGGCGCCACCAGGGCGGGCGGCCACCAGTACTGGCAGGGCACCAGTTTTGCCGCACCGTTCGTATCGGCCACCGCCGCCCTGGTGCGCGCGGCCTGGCCCACGCTCACCGCCGATCAGGTCGCCGAACGGATCCTCGCCACCGCCACGCCGGCTCCGGGCGGCCGGGGCAGCCCCGCGTACGGTGCCGGCCTGGTGAACCCGTACCGGGCGGTCACCGACGGGCTGGTGACCGCACCGCCGGCCGGGTTGGCCGCGCTGACCCTGACGGCGGAGGATCCCGAACGGGCGCGAACGGCGGCGCGGTGGGAGGCCACCGCTCGTACGGCCCGATGGTCGTTGGGTGCGGCCGGTGGGGCCGTCGCCCTTGGCCTGATCGCCGCACTGCTGCTCGGTCGGGGTCGGCGCGCCCGCTGGCGGGCCCGACCGGCCCGACCGCTGCCGGAGCAGCCGACCCCGGCCGAGCCGCCGGACCAGGTGTTCCTGCTCCCGCATCCCCGAGGTTGA